Proteins from a single region of Crassaminicella profunda:
- the mce gene encoding methylmalonyl-CoA epimerase: protein MKVLKVDHIGVAVKNLEESLKFYQEILGLDLQGTEVVEEQKVKVAFLPVGESEIELLESTDADGPIAKFIEKKGSGLQHVALRVPNIEEAIAELKEKGVRMIDEKPRYGAGGAKIAFCHPKSTNGVLLELSERE from the coding sequence ATGAAAGTATTAAAGGTTGACCATATTGGTGTTGCTGTGAAAAATCTTGAAGAAAGTCTAAAATTCTACCAAGAAATCCTTGGACTTGATTTACAGGGAACCGAGGTAGTAGAAGAACAAAAAGTAAAAGTAGCATTTTTACCTGTTGGAGAAAGTGAAATAGAACTATTAGAATCAACGGATGCAGATGGCCCTATTGCAAAGTTTATTGAGAAAAAAGGATCAGGACTTCAGCACGTTGCATTAAGAGTACCAAATATTGAAGAAGCAATCGCAGAATTAAAAGAAAAAGGCGTTAGAATGATTGATGAAAAACCAAGATACGGTGCTGGTGGTGCAAAAATTGCATTTTGTCATCCAAAGAGTACAAATGGTGTATTGTTAGAATTAAGTGAAAGAGAATAG
- a CDS encoding sensor histidine kinase yields the protein MRSLKVKIPILIITLVIFAVIGSTYITYRTASKQMRQHIINKNTIIANMISDQVNQYLSDAKNTVKYMAQNANVEDMEKVKEEINQIYKSYRWLDVMFYMTADGEITYSIPHNDIIYRRDYTEREYYQYLIKNKETYISKVFISSLLNQPHIIIVSPILDKHTGEIKGIIGGGVPLKAISKIIEKTQHSYDGKIYVVDEDGKILVSPDYNEIFKELSLKRNIEIENKVIGLEEILKKYSKGVGQYRDNGHKVYVSFSKIENYKGMIIVERDEEYIGKEIKQIQKELTPLIIAIMTISFLLSISLAYTITDPIEKLVVYVRNISKDIQQGMKGFKVTKNNEIGELELAFCGMSKELSMKIEDLKSSHKREKDTRKYLNNILRSAGSGIFVINDQGKIVIFNRTAEKITGIESKNIIGKYVNELMRNLNLPKDIFNKNLEGNMFMEAEYKIKRNDAIDVPISMMVSPIYDDANKSIGLVCLMKDLTQIKMLEQQLRREDRLKTIGELSSSIIHEIGNPLAGMTNLLEVLKDHADHETVREELIVALREEVDMLNNIVINFLEFTRMNNNKKVSVNIMHIIDSTLNILKPEIKYKTIRVIKNFPREIPFIKVDPSAMRQALVNILKNSIQAVGSYGVIEIKVYKVNPNTLVLSIKDNGEGINEEMMDRIFNPFFTTKEDGTGLGLSIVHKIITDNGGTISVRSEVSKYTEFILSFEGETDEIIDC from the coding sequence GTGAGGAGTTTAAAGGTAAAAATACCCATACTCATTATTACTTTGGTTATATTTGCTGTTATAGGAAGTACGTATATAACTTATAGAACTGCGAGCAAACAAATGAGGCAGCATATTATTAATAAAAATACGATTATTGCCAATATGATTTCAGATCAGGTAAACCAGTATTTGTCCGATGCTAAAAATACAGTGAAATATATGGCTCAGAATGCTAATGTAGAGGATATGGAAAAAGTAAAAGAGGAAATCAATCAAATTTATAAAAGCTATAGATGGCTAGATGTTATGTTTTACATGACAGCTGATGGGGAAATTACCTATAGCATTCCTCATAACGATATTATTTATCGTAGAGATTATACAGAAAGAGAGTATTATCAGTATCTTATTAAAAATAAAGAAACGTATATTAGTAAGGTTTTTATTAGTAGTTTATTAAATCAGCCTCATATTATAATTGTTTCTCCTATTTTAGATAAACATACAGGAGAAATAAAGGGAATTATCGGTGGAGGGGTTCCACTAAAGGCAATTAGTAAGATTATAGAAAAAACACAGCATTCATATGATGGAAAAATTTATGTAGTTGATGAGGATGGAAAAATACTAGTCAGCCCAGATTATAATGAAATATTTAAAGAACTTTCATTAAAAAGGAATATTGAAATAGAAAATAAAGTCATAGGATTAGAAGAAATTTTAAAAAAATATTCAAAAGGAGTAGGCCAATATAGAGACAATGGTCATAAGGTATATGTATCTTTTAGTAAAATTGAAAACTATAAAGGGATGATTATTGTTGAACGAGATGAAGAATATATAGGAAAAGAAATCAAACAAATCCAAAAAGAACTAACACCATTGATTATTGCTATCATGACCATCTCTTTTCTATTAAGTATTTCTTTAGCATATACGATTACAGATCCTATAGAAAAATTAGTAGTTTATGTAAGAAATATAAGTAAAGATATTCAGCAAGGCATGAAAGGGTTTAAAGTTACAAAAAATAATGAGATTGGTGAATTAGAGCTTGCTTTTTGTGGTATGAGCAAAGAGTTAAGCATGAAAATAGAGGATTTAAAAAGTTCTCATAAGAGAGAAAAGGATACAAGAAAATATTTAAATAATATATTAAGAAGTGCAGGAAGTGGTATTTTTGTTATTAATGATCAAGGTAAAATTGTTATCTTTAATAGAACAGCTGAAAAAATTACGGGCATTGAAAGTAAAAATATTATTGGCAAATATGTAAATGAATTGATGAGAAATTTAAATTTACCTAAAGATATTTTCAATAAAAATTTAGAAGGAAATATGTTTATGGAAGCAGAATACAAAATTAAAAGAAATGATGCCATAGATGTGCCTATTAGCATGATGGTTTCTCCCATATATGATGATGCGAATAAATCTATTGGATTGGTTTGTTTGATGAAGGATTTAACCCAGATTAAAATGTTAGAACAACAATTAAGAAGAGAGGATCGGTTGAAAACAATTGGAGAACTATCTTCATCTATTATACATGAAATAGGGAATCCTTTAGCAGGAATGACAAATCTTTTGGAGGTGCTAAAAGATCATGCAGACCATGAAACAGTAAGAGAAGAATTAATAGTTGCCCTAAGAGAAGAAGTAGATATGCTTAATAATATTGTGATTAATTTCTTGGAGTTTACTCGTATGAATAATAATAAAAAAGTTTCTGTGAATATAATGCACATTATAGATAGTACACTTAATATTTTAAAACCAGAGATAAAATATAAAACCATACGTGTGATCAAAAACTTTCCACGTGAAATTCCCTTTATAAAAGTAGATCCATCTGCTATGAGACAGGCATTGGTAAATATACTGAAAAATAGTATTCAAGCAGTAGGATCATACGGAGTTATTGAAATAAAAGTATATAAAGTTAACCCAAATACATTAGTTCTTTCTATAAAAGATAATGGGGAAGGGATAAATGAGGAAATGATGGATAGGATATTCAATCCTTTTTTTACAACAAAAGAAGATGGAACAGGATTGGGGCTTTCTATTGTTCATAAAATTATAACGGATAATGGAGGAACCATTTCTGTAAGGAGTGAGGTTTCAAAGTATACGGAATTTATATTATCCTTTGAGGGGGAGACAGATGAAATTATTGATTGTTGA
- a CDS encoding acyl-CoA mutase large subunit family protein has protein sequence MFEKEKLGKIKESFDAYEAKVAETTKKRPERKEVFETGSGAVVNRLYTPLDIEGFDYENDLGMPGSYPYTRGVQPTMYRGRFWTMRMYAGFATAEESNKRYKYLIEQGSMGLSVAFDLPTQIGYDSDHPLAEGEVGKVGVAIDSLADMELLFDGIPLDKVSTSMTINAPASVLLAMYIAVAEKQGVTADKLRGTIQNDILKEYIARGTYIFPTEASMRLITNIFEYCSKEVPLWNTISISGYHIREAGSTAAQEVGFTLSDGIAYVDAAIKAGLDVDTFAPRLSFFFNAHNDILEEVAKYRAARRLWARIMKERFGAKKAKSMALKFHTQTGGSTLTAQQPENNIVRVAIQTLAAVLGGTQSLHTNSKDEALALPTEDSVRVALRTQQIVAYESGAADTVDPLAGSYYIEAKTKAIEEEAMKYIKRIDEIGGAPRAIDNGYIQQEIMDAAYNYQKDIENDKRIIVGMNKFQIEEEAPKGLLRVDPSVGELQKSKIQALKEKRDNALVEERLEALRTACKSDENLMPYILDAVRAYGTLGEICGVMREVFGEYQQSVQL, from the coding sequence ATGTTTGAAAAAGAGAAACTAGGAAAAATTAAAGAAAGTTTTGATGCATATGAAGCAAAGGTAGCAGAAACTACAAAAAAAAGACCTGAAAGAAAAGAAGTATTTGAAACAGGGTCAGGAGCAGTTGTAAATAGACTTTATACCCCTCTTGATATTGAAGGGTTTGATTATGAAAATGATTTAGGTATGCCAGGAAGTTACCCTTATACTAGAGGTGTGCAACCTACTATGTATAGAGGAAGATTTTGGACAATGCGTATGTATGCAGGATTTGCTACTGCCGAAGAATCTAATAAACGTTATAAGTATTTAATTGAACAAGGATCAATGGGTCTTTCTGTTGCATTTGACCTTCCAACACAAATAGGATATGACTCAGATCATCCATTAGCAGAAGGAGAAGTTGGTAAAGTTGGAGTGGCTATTGACTCATTAGCAGATATGGAACTTTTATTTGATGGGATTCCATTAGATAAAGTTTCAACTTCTATGACAATCAATGCACCAGCATCTGTACTTTTAGCTATGTATATAGCTGTAGCAGAAAAACAAGGTGTAACAGCTGATAAACTAAGAGGTACTATCCAAAATGATATCTTAAAAGAGTATATTGCTCGTGGAACATATATCTTCCCAACAGAAGCTTCTATGAGATTGATCACAAATATATTTGAATATTGTTCAAAAGAAGTACCACTATGGAATACGATTTCAATTTCTGGATATCATATCAGAGAAGCAGGTTCAACTGCTGCTCAAGAAGTTGGATTTACTCTTTCAGATGGTATTGCTTATGTAGATGCTGCAATTAAAGCAGGACTTGATGTAGATACGTTTGCACCAAGACTTTCATTCTTCTTTAATGCACACAATGATATTTTAGAAGAAGTTGCTAAATATAGAGCGGCAAGAAGATTATGGGCAAGAATTATGAAAGAAAGATTTGGTGCTAAAAAAGCTAAATCAATGGCACTTAAATTCCATACACAAACAGGTGGTTCAACTCTTACTGCTCAACAACCAGAAAACAATATTGTTCGTGTTGCTATTCAAACCCTTGCAGCAGTACTTGGTGGAACACAGTCCTTACACACAAATTCTAAAGACGAAGCATTAGCTCTTCCTACAGAAGATTCTGTAAGAGTAGCACTTAGAACACAACAAATTGTAGCATATGAGAGTGGTGCTGCTGATACAGTAGATCCATTAGCAGGTTCATATTATATTGAAGCAAAAACAAAAGCAATTGAAGAAGAAGCAATGAAATATATTAAAAGAATCGATGAAATCGGTGGTGCACCAAGAGCTATTGACAATGGATATATCCAACAAGAAATTATGGATGCAGCATACAACTATCAAAAAGATATTGAGAATGATAAGAGAATCATTGTTGGTATGAATAAATTCCAAATCGAAGAGGAAGCTCCAAAAGGATTGTTAAGAGTAGACCCTTCTGTTGGAGAATTACAAAAGAGTAAGATTCAAGCATTAAAAGAAAAAAGAGATAATGCATTAGTAGAAGAAAGATTAGAAGCTTTAAGAACAGCTTGTAAGAGTGATGAAAACTTAATGCCATATATCTTAGATGCTGTAAGAGCTTATGGTACACTAGGTGAAATTTGTGGTGTGATGAGAGAGGTTTTTGGTGAATATCAACAAAGCGTACAATTATAA
- a CDS encoding cobalamin B12-binding domain-containing protein, with product MDRPIRVLVSKPGLDGHDRGAKVIARALRDAGMEVIYTGLRQTPEQIVNAAIQEDVDCIAMSILSGAHNTLLPKVVELLKVENVDDILVIGGGVIPDEDIPFLKEKGIEEVFTPGTPTSVTIDYIKENIKRK from the coding sequence ATGGATAGACCGATTAGAGTATTAGTTTCAAAACCAGGACTTGATGGTCATGATAGAGGGGCAAAGGTAATTGCAAGAGCTTTAAGAGATGCAGGGATGGAAGTTATCTATACTGGACTTAGACAAACACCTGAGCAGATTGTAAATGCTGCTATCCAAGAAGACGTAGACTGTATTGCAATGAGTATTTTATCTGGAGCACATAATACATTGCTTCCAAAAGTTGTAGAGCTTCTTAAGGTTGAAAATGTAGATGATATTTTAGTAATTGGTGGAGGGGTTATTCCTGATGAAGATATTCCGTTCTTAAAAGAAAAGGGAATAGAAGAAGTATTTACACCTGGAACACCAACTTCTGTAACAATAGATTACATTAAAGAAAACATTAAAAGAAAATAA
- a CDS encoding acetyl-CoA hydrolase/transferase family protein, with translation MLEGRLRRNDLESKIMTPQEASMFIKDGMIVATSGFTPSGYPKAVPLALAKRAEEGEKLGITIITGASVGDELDGALTRSGVMKRRFPYQTNKDSRNALNNGNLMYQDMHLSHVPQYIDYGFFGNIDVALVEALAITEEGGIVPTTSVGAMPHAIKNADKIIVEINISQPMELEGVHDIYIPERPPHRKPIPIIHPKDRIGTSYIPCDPEKIVAVVVTDIPDKVRPLGAIDENSKKISGYIIDFFEHEVKMGRLPKNLLPLQSGVGSVANAVLGGLVDSKFENLTCYTEVIQDSMFDLIDAGKVTIASGTSFTPSEEGLERLLNNMEHYAKHCILRPMEISNHPEVARRLGVIAMNTAIEVDMYGHVNSTNIMGSRMMNGIGGSGDFTRNAYLSIFTTVSTAKNGDISSIVPMVSHVDHTEHDVEVIVTEQGIADLRGTSPRERARKIINNCAHPIYKDRLMDYLERAERGKFRHEPHLIGEALSWHDRFLQTGSMIIK, from the coding sequence ATGTTAGAAGGTAGATTGAGAAGAAATGATTTAGAAAGCAAAATTATGACACCACAAGAAGCATCTATGTTTATTAAGGATGGTATGATTGTTGCTACAAGTGGTTTTACTCCTTCTGGATATCCTAAGGCAGTACCACTAGCATTAGCCAAAAGAGCTGAAGAAGGAGAAAAGTTAGGAATAACTATTATTACAGGAGCCTCTGTAGGGGATGAATTAGATGGTGCTCTAACAAGAAGCGGTGTTATGAAAAGAAGATTTCCCTATCAGACAAATAAAGATTCAAGAAATGCTTTAAATAATGGAAATCTTATGTATCAAGACATGCATCTTAGTCATGTGCCCCAATATATTGATTATGGATTTTTTGGAAATATTGATGTAGCTTTAGTGGAAGCTTTAGCAATAACAGAAGAAGGTGGAATTGTTCCTACTACTTCTGTAGGAGCTATGCCCCATGCCATAAAAAATGCGGATAAGATTATTGTTGAAATCAATATAAGTCAACCCATGGAATTAGAAGGAGTGCATGATATCTATATCCCTGAAAGGCCACCACACAGAAAACCAATTCCTATTATTCACCCTAAAGATCGAATTGGTACGTCTTATATACCTTGTGATCCAGAAAAAATTGTTGCTGTTGTAGTGACAGATATACCAGATAAAGTTAGACCCTTAGGTGCTATTGATGAGAATTCTAAAAAAATATCAGGGTATATTATAGATTTCTTTGAGCATGAAGTAAAAATGGGAAGACTTCCCAAAAACTTATTACCCCTACAATCTGGAGTAGGCTCTGTTGCAAATGCAGTGTTAGGAGGGTTAGTTGATTCGAAATTTGAAAATCTTACTTGCTATACAGAAGTAATTCAGGACTCTATGTTTGACCTTATTGATGCTGGAAAAGTAACGATTGCTTCTGGAACATCTTTTACCCCATCAGAAGAAGGGCTAGAGAGACTTCTTAATAATATGGAACATTATGCAAAACATTGTATTTTAAGACCAATGGAAATTAGTAATCATCCAGAAGTGGCTAGAAGACTTGGTGTAATTGCTATGAATACAGCTATAGAAGTAGATATGTATGGACATGTGAATTCAACGAATATTATGGGATCTCGTATGATGAATGGGATAGGAGGATCGGGAGATTTTACTAGAAATGCATATCTATCCATATTTACAACGGTTTCAACAGCGAAAAATGGAGATATTTCCTCTATTGTTCCTATGGTATCCCATGTAGATCATACAGAACATGATGTAGAAGTCATTGTAACAGAACAGGGTATCGCTGATTTAAGAGGGACTTCACCAAGAGAAAGAGCAAGAAAAATCATAAATAATTGTGCTCATCCTATCTATAAGGATAGATTGATGGATTATTTGGAAAGGGCAGAACGAGGAAAATTCAGGCATGAACCTCATTTAATAGGAGAGGCGTTATCTTGGCATGATCGATTTTTACAAACAGGAAGTATGATAATAAAATAA
- the meaB gene encoding methylmalonyl Co-A mutase-associated GTPase MeaB produces MDLGERLLKGEKRAVARLISMAENHDNEAIEILKNLYKKTGNAHVIGITGPPGAGKSTLTDKLVKALRREGKKVGVIAVDPTSPFTGGSILGDRVRMNELSIDPGVFIRSMGTRGHLGGLSKATAAAVKILDIYGVDYIFIETVGVGQSEVDIAKNADTTLMVMVPGLGDDIQAIKAGIMEIGDVFAVNKADRDGAKRTATEIEMMLDFNKSDWRPPVQKVIAVNNQGIDELLEHIKEHMSHLKETGKLQKKRTENSKIEIIDLIQQKLMQMILDKSSKEEMVNQLAEEVALRKYDPYSAAETVLENMKNS; encoded by the coding sequence ATGGATTTAGGTGAGAGACTATTAAAAGGAGAAAAAAGAGCTGTTGCAAGATTGATTTCAATGGCAGAAAATCATGACAATGAGGCTATTGAAATATTAAAAAATTTATATAAAAAAACTGGTAATGCTCATGTTATTGGGATCACAGGACCTCCCGGAGCTGGTAAAAGTACATTAACAGATAAACTTGTAAAAGCTTTAAGAAGAGAAGGGAAAAAAGTTGGTGTTATTGCCGTTGACCCTACAAGTCCTTTTACAGGAGGATCCATCCTAGGGGATCGTGTAAGAATGAATGAATTAAGCATAGATCCTGGTGTTTTCATAAGAAGTATGGGAACAAGAGGACATTTAGGTGGACTTTCTAAGGCCACAGCTGCTGCTGTTAAAATTTTAGATATCTATGGTGTTGACTATATATTTATTGAAACAGTAGGGGTAGGTCAATCAGAAGTAGATATTGCAAAAAATGCAGATACAACCCTTATGGTAATGGTACCAGGTCTTGGAGACGATATTCAGGCAATAAAAGCAGGGATTATGGAAATTGGAGATGTATTTGCAGTAAACAAGGCAGATAGAGATGGTGCTAAAAGAACTGCAACAGAAATTGAAATGATGCTTGATTTTAATAAATCTGATTGGAGACCTCCCGTACAAAAGGTAATCGCTGTGAACAATCAAGGTATTGATGAATTGCTAGAACATATTAAAGAACATATGAGTCATTTAAAAGAAACAGGAAAGTTACAAAAGAAAAGAACAGAAAACAGTAAGATTGAAATTATTGATTTGATTCAGCAAAAATTGATGCAGATGATTTTGGATAAATCTAGTAAAGAAGAAATGGTAAATCAATTGGCGGAAGAGGTTGCTTTAAGAAAATATGATCCATATTCTGCTGCAGAAACTGTGCTAGAAAATATGAAAAATTCATAA
- the mmdA gene encoding methylmalonyl-CoA decarboxylase subunit alpha produces the protein MANNKIEDLRKRKEKITLGGGVKRIDKQHASGKLTARERMNLLFDEGTFVELDAFVKHRCTNFGMEKVDAPGEGVVTGYGMVDGRLVYAYAQDFTVIGGSLGQMHAEKIVKVQQNALKVGAPVVGMNDSGGARIQEAVDALSGYGKIFFNNTIASGVIPQISAIMGPSAGGAVYSPGITDFIYMVDQTSKMFITGPQVIKTVTGEEVSAEALGGAMTHNSTSGVAHFVAQNDEDCIMQIRRLLSFLPSNNMEIAPQFETADDINRLVPELDDLLPDNPNKPYDMFDIISKIVDDGDYYETQPHFAKNILTCFGRINGNTVGIIANQPKFLAGCLDINASDKSARFIRFCDAFNIPLLNIVDVPGFLPGTNQEYGGIIRHGAKMLYAYSEATVPKVTLITRKAYGGSYIAMCNKELGADVVLAWPSSEIAVMGPQGAANIIFRNDIKNAENPAEERAKKIAEYTAEFATPYKAAERGYVDDVIEPNATRPRLVDAFNMLMSKRETRPSKKHGNIPL, from the coding sequence ATGGCAAATAACAAAATAGAAGATTTGCGCAAACGCAAGGAAAAAATCACTCTTGGCGGTGGTGTGAAGAGAATTGATAAGCAACATGCATCTGGAAAACTTACTGCTAGAGAAAGAATGAATTTATTATTTGATGAAGGTACTTTTGTTGAATTAGATGCTTTTGTTAAGCATAGATGTACAAACTTTGGAATGGAGAAGGTAGACGCTCCAGGAGAAGGTGTTGTTACTGGATATGGTATGGTTGATGGAAGATTAGTTTATGCATATGCCCAAGATTTTACAGTTATTGGTGGCTCTTTAGGGCAAATGCACGCAGAAAAAATAGTAAAAGTACAGCAAAATGCATTAAAAGTAGGTGCACCAGTTGTAGGGATGAACGATTCAGGTGGAGCAAGAATCCAAGAAGCTGTAGATGCTCTTTCTGGATATGGAAAAATATTCTTTAATAATACGATTGCATCAGGAGTCATTCCTCAAATATCAGCTATTATGGGTCCATCAGCAGGTGGAGCTGTATATTCTCCAGGAATAACAGATTTTATCTACATGGTAGACCAAACGAGTAAAATGTTCATTACAGGACCACAGGTTATCAAAACCGTTACTGGTGAAGAAGTTTCAGCGGAAGCTTTAGGTGGAGCTATGACACACAACTCAACAAGTGGAGTTGCACATTTTGTAGCTCAAAATGATGAAGATTGTATCATGCAAATCAGAAGATTACTTAGCTTCTTACCATCTAATAACATGGAAATAGCGCCACAGTTTGAAACAGCAGATGATATTAACAGACTTGTTCCAGAACTTGACGATTTACTTCCAGATAATCCAAACAAACCATATGATATGTTTGATATTATTTCTAAAATTGTAGATGATGGTGACTATTACGAAACACAACCACATTTTGCTAAAAATATCCTTACTTGTTTTGGAAGAATTAACGGAAATACAGTAGGAATCATTGCAAATCAACCAAAATTCTTAGCTGGATGTTTAGATATTAATGCTTCTGATAAATCAGCTAGATTTATCAGATTCTGTGATGCATTCAATATTCCACTACTAAATATTGTAGACGTACCAGGATTCTTACCAGGTACAAACCAAGAATATGGTGGAATCATCAGACACGGAGCAAAAATGCTTTATGCATATAGTGAAGCAACTGTTCCTAAGGTAACATTGATTACAAGAAAAGCATATGGTGGTTCATATATTGCTATGTGTAATAAGGAATTAGGAGCAGATGTGGTACTTGCATGGCCAAGTTCAGAGATCGCTGTTATGGGACCACAAGGTGCTGCAAATATTATCTTTAGAAATGACATTAAAAACGCAGAAAATCCAGCTGAAGAAAGAGCGAAGAAAATTGCAGAATATACAGCTGAATTCGCAACTCCTTATAAAGCAGCAGAAAGAGGATATGTTGATGATGTAATCGAACCAAATGCAACAAGACCAAGACTTGTAGATGCATTTAACATGCTTATGTCAAAGAGAGAAACAAGACCTAGCAAAAAACACGGAAATATTCCTCTATAA
- a CDS encoding sigma-54-dependent transcriptional regulator, protein MKLLIVDDEKSIRLSLRIALSKLGIKILTAASGEEGIEIFDKERPDICIVDINLPGINGIDVLKHIRKKDKNSFIMMITYISEVRLAVEAMKLGANDYFTKPFNIEEIKESINDNIKYIKKAQEISNQEKKEIAEIIGESKAIQNVKNIAQKVGNMPYDTFILIQGESGTGKEIIAKAIHFNGIRKNKPYIALNCAAIPKNLQESELFGYEKGAFSDAKQLKKGLIEEANEGTLFLDEIGDMDILLQAKLLRVLQEKKFRRIGGIKEIEFSANIIAATNKDLQKGIEKGNFREDLYYRLNVVPIHTAPLRERREDIKVLIDYFINQYNGALNKKVKGMTKEAMEICKNYGWKGNVRELKNFIERVMIFQEDCWIDVDHLPENLMSYYSEEKGKSVVSSNLEDVEMQAINRALKENNWNISKTAKSLGISRVTLRRKIEKYSIEK, encoded by the coding sequence ATGAAATTATTGATTGTTGATGATGAAAAGAGTATAAGATTGTCCCTACGTATAGCTTTAAGCAAATTAGGAATAAAAATTTTAACAGCAGCTTCTGGTGAAGAAGGGATTGAAATTTTTGATAAAGAGAGACCGGATATATGTATTGTGGATATTAATTTACCAGGAATCAATGGAATTGATGTTTTAAAGCATATAAGAAAAAAGGATAAAAATAGCTTTATTATGATGATTACTTATATTAGTGAGGTAAGATTGGCTGTTGAAGCAATGAAATTAGGTGCAAATGATTATTTTACAAAACCTTTTAATATAGAAGAGATTAAAGAAAGCATTAATGACAATATAAAGTATATAAAAAAAGCACAGGAGATTTCAAATCAAGAAAAAAAAGAGATAGCAGAAATTATTGGAGAAAGTAAAGCCATACAAAATGTGAAAAATATTGCTCAAAAAGTGGGGAATATGCCCTATGATACATTTATATTGATTCAAGGAGAAAGTGGAACAGGGAAAGAGATCATTGCAAAGGCAATCCACTTTAATGGAATTAGAAAAAATAAGCCTTATATTGCGCTGAATTGTGCAGCTATCCCTAAGAATCTGCAAGAAAGTGAATTGTTTGGGTATGAAAAAGGTGCTTTTTCTGATGCAAAGCAGTTAAAGAAGGGACTCATTGAAGAAGCAAATGAAGGCACCTTGTTTTTAGATGAAATTGGGGATATGGATATACTTCTTCAAGCAAAGCTTTTAAGAGTACTACAAGAAAAGAAATTTAGACGTATTGGAGGAATAAAAGAGATTGAATTTAGTGCAAATATTATCGCAGCAACCAATAAAGACTTGCAAAAAGGGATAGAAAAAGGGAATTTTAGAGAAGATTTGTACTATAGATTGAATGTAGTTCCTATCCATACAGCTCCCTTAAGAGAGAGAAGAGAGGATATTAAAGTATTGATTGATTATTTTATCAATCAATATAATGGTGCTTTAAATAAAAAAGTAAAGGGTATGACAAAAGAGGCTATGGAAATTTGTAAGAATTATGGATGGAAAGGAAACGTTAGAGAATTAAAAAATTTTATCGAAAGGGTTATGATTTTCCAAGAGGATTGTTGGATTGATGTAGATCACTTACCTGAAAATCTTATGAGTTATTATAGTGAGGAGAAAGGGAAGAGCGTAGTAAGTAGTAATCTTGAAGATGTTGAGATGCAGGCCATCAATAGAGCGTTGAAGGAGAACAACTGGAATATTTCAAAAACGGCAAAAAGCTTAGGAATTTCTCGTGTGACTTTGAGAAGGAAGATTGAAAAGTATAGTATTGAAAAATAG